The genomic DNA CCAAGCTCGAAGAGGCTCAGCGGGCCAGCGAACCGGTCGCGACACGCCCGACCGACGAGCTCGTCCAGCTGTATTTCCGGCGTACGTCACTTCAGGTCGAGCTGCTTCGGACACCAGGCGTGCAGACCGTCGAGCCGACCCGCGTCGCCGAAGCGACCGGACTGCTCAGCTCGCCGGCGTTGGGCCCCATCGGTGGCGGTCTCCTCGGCGGCATCGTGGCGCTGGCCGGTGCCATGGTGTGGCGCACGCGTTCCGGCACCGTCACGTCGGTCAGCCAGTTGGACGGCGACGACAAACTCGCACTCCGGCCGGTGCTTCGCCTCGCGCGCCGAGAGGTGGACGAGGTGGCGGCACGGACGATCTATGCGCAACTCCCCCGCCCCTGCACCGGCACCATCCTCGTCGTCGGGGCGTCCGCCGATTCGGGTTCCGCGACCGTGGCACGGCATATCGCCTTCGCCGCAGCCGAGCACGGCGAGGCCGTCAGTGAGGACCTTGCCGAGGGCGACAGCGCCCGCCGTGCCGAGACGACGATCCTCGACGGGGGCACGTGGAGCTCGCCGGTCGCGGTGGAAGCGGCTGATACCGCCGACCAGATCGTCGTCGCCGTTCGGATCGGGTTCGACACCGCGAGCGACGTCGACATCGCCGCCCGCTCGGTCGCGCACCGCGACATTCCCGTCTCAGTCGTGGCGACCCGCGCGTGACGGCCAGATTCAGCCGGCAAGCATCGCGGTGATCGCCGCATGCTGATGGCAACGAAACTCCGCGCCGCAGCCGCGTCGACCACAGGTGGCGAACTCCGGCTGGGATGGCTGTCACC from Mycolicibacterium phocaicum includes the following:
- a CDS encoding GumC domain-containing protein; the protein is MGQRRRSAISKWVTPLWPITLVGIVLGALIGAVALAPSKDVTASTTIRVDEPIEANQIMLGTQPLLNTMPDYMSGELAYLASPSYLDSVAKKLGENKKPNVSASQAGKSNLVTLSATAGNSDEARRTVDAAVIVFTGHVFDQNQQRYQASLDAVNAVIPKLEEAQRASEPVATRPTDELVQLYFRRTSLQVELLRTPGVQTVEPTRVAEATGLLSSPALGPIGGGLLGGIVALAGAMVWRTRSGTVTSVSQLDGDDKLALRPVLRLARREVDEVAARTIYAQLPRPCTGTILVVGASADSGSATVARHIAFAAAEHGEAVSEDLAEGDSARRAETTILDGGTWSSPVAVEAADTADQIVVAVRIGFDTASDVDIAARSVAHRDIPVSVVATRA